The Pantoea sp. At-9b genome includes a window with the following:
- a CDS encoding DUF3461 family protein: MYDNLKSLGISTPEDIDRYSLRQEANNDILKIYFRKDKGEFFAKSVKFKYPRQRKTVVADSSQGYKEVQEISPNLRYVIDELDQICQRDQVEVDLKRKILADLRHLENVVSNKIAEIESDLDKLTRSGR; the protein is encoded by the coding sequence ATGTACGACAACCTGAAAAGCTTAGGTATCAGCACCCCTGAAGACATTGACCGCTACAGCCTGCGTCAGGAAGCCAACAACGACATCCTGAAGATCTACTTCCGCAAAGATAAAGGTGAGTTCTTCGCGAAAAGCGTGAAGTTCAAATACCCACGTCAGCGCAAAACCGTGGTTGCCGATAGCAGCCAGGGTTATAAAGAAGTTCAGGAAATCAGCCCTAACCTGCGTTATGTGATTGATGAGCTGGATCAGATTTGTCAGCGTGATCAGGTTGAAGTCGATCTGAAACGCAAAATCCTTGCTGATCTGCGTCACCTGGAAAACGTGGTGTCGAATAAGATTGCTGAGATCGAATCCGACCTCGACAAACTGACTCGCAGCGGTCGTTAA
- a CDS encoding alginate lyase family protein, which produces MTRIWVVVFALGLCSGWSQAAELAFLSLSDLQQVKQQLAQHQAAAPTLAAWQQLQREAQQALKHADPSVTDKGLMPPSGSKHDYLSLSAYWWPDAARPAGLPWQRRDGVVNPASKNDQSDGVRLARFTADVQTLTLAWFFSGDPRYAAKAQTMVRHWFIDPVSRMNPNLNFAQGVPGVAEGRHTGVLDGRYFATRVVDALQLLRQAPGWHSADEQGVQRWFRDYLHWLQHSPLALQEAAAPNNHGSWYCTQVAGIAWYLGDDATVKAMVRLARSKIDQQIRADGTQPYELARTRSFHYSFFNLQALTGLAQLAQKSDNGDLWHYQNAQGGSLLRALAAMAPYSDPAKRWPWKNRDRVSQRIVPLLSLADNSLQQTRWQARIDATAWTPLSGAIRQAQRDTWLLALPYAQKKGQQ; this is translated from the coding sequence ATGACACGCATCTGGGTCGTGGTCTTCGCGTTAGGGTTGTGCAGTGGTTGGAGCCAGGCGGCGGAGCTGGCCTTTCTCTCTCTGAGCGATCTACAACAGGTTAAACAACAGCTGGCGCAGCACCAGGCGGCAGCACCAACGCTGGCCGCGTGGCAACAATTGCAGCGTGAAGCGCAGCAGGCGTTGAAACATGCAGATCCCAGCGTCACCGATAAAGGGCTGATGCCGCCAAGCGGCTCGAAGCATGACTATCTCAGCCTGAGCGCCTATTGGTGGCCCGACGCTGCGCGACCCGCTGGTCTGCCGTGGCAACGGCGCGATGGTGTAGTGAATCCCGCCAGCAAAAATGATCAGAGCGATGGTGTGCGGCTGGCGCGTTTTACCGCCGATGTGCAGACATTGACCCTTGCCTGGTTCTTCTCGGGCGATCCGCGTTATGCCGCTAAAGCGCAGACGATGGTACGTCACTGGTTTATCGATCCAGTCAGCCGGATGAATCCCAACCTTAACTTTGCCCAAGGGGTGCCGGGCGTAGCCGAAGGACGACATACCGGGGTGCTCGACGGGCGCTATTTTGCCACCCGCGTGGTGGATGCCTTGCAGCTGCTGCGGCAGGCTCCGGGCTGGCACTCTGCCGATGAACAGGGCGTGCAGCGCTGGTTTCGCGACTATCTGCACTGGTTGCAGCATAGTCCGCTGGCATTGCAGGAAGCGGCCGCGCCCAATAACCATGGCAGTTGGTATTGTACCCAGGTGGCGGGCATCGCCTGGTATCTGGGGGACGATGCCACGGTAAAAGCGATGGTGCGGCTGGCGCGCAGCAAGATTGACCAACAAATCCGCGCGGATGGCACACAGCCTTACGAGCTGGCGCGTACCCGATCTTTTCATTACAGCTTTTTCAATTTACAGGCGCTGACCGGACTGGCACAGCTGGCGCAAAAAAGTGATAACGGCGATCTCTGGCATTACCAGAACGCGCAGGGGGGATCATTACTCCGTGCGCTGGCAGCCATGGCACCTTACAGCGATCCGGCCAAACGCTGGCCGTGGAAAAATCGCGATCGCGTCAGTCAGAGGATCGTGCCATTGTTGTCGTTGGCGGATAACAGTTTGCAGCAGACACGTTGGCAGGCGCGGATTGACGCAACAGCCTGGACGCCATTAAGCGGTGCAATAAGGCAGGCACAGCGCGATACCTGGTTGCTTGCGTTGCCTTACGCGCAGAAAAAAGGCCAGCAGTAG